In Fragaria vesca subsp. vesca linkage group LG1, FraVesHawaii_1.0, whole genome shotgun sequence, the sequence CCAACGACGGTTCCAGACGAGATCACTGGACCCAGGAAGGGAGAACAATGGAGAAGAAGAAAGTCTCAAGACTTTGTGTAACAGGAGGTTCTGGATATATTGGCAGTAGGCTTGTCAAAAAGCTCCTGGAGAAGGGCCACACAGTCCATGCCACTCTCAAAAACTTAGAGGATGTATCAAAAGTAGGCCTTCTGAAGTCTCTCCCCAATGCAGACACCAATTTGTTGCTGTTCAGAGCTGACATATACAATCCTAATGACTTCGAACCTGCTATTGAAGGGTGTGAGTTTGTTTTTCATCTTGCAACTCCTAGGCAACATAACTCCCAAATCTCCCAGTACAAGGACACAGCTGAAGCTGCTATTGCTGGGGTGAGAAGCATTGCTGATTCTTGCATTCGGTCGCAGACAGTTAAGCGACTGATCTACACTGCAAGCATACTTTCTATGTCACCAAGAAACGAGGGTGGAGTTGGATTCAGACCCTTACTTGATGAGTCATGTTGGACACCGCTTGATGCCTCATCTACTTATGGCAATGCTTTCACAATGGGGTACGTTAAATCAAAGACCTTAGCTGAGAAAGCAGCGCTAAGCTACAATGACTTTGATGACAGTAAATTAGAAGTGGTAACTCTTCCTTGTGGCTTAGTATGAGGAGAAAGTCTTGTGTCATATTTGCCTTTCAGTGTGGGAGGGATTCTGGCACAACTTACTGGGGACTTGTTTTCTTGCAATGCATTAAAATTCATGCAAGAATTTATGGGATCAGTTCCTCTGGTGCACATTGATGATGTTTGCCAAGCACATATCTTCTGCATGGAACAGCCATTAATGGAAGGCAGATTCTGTTGCGCAGTTGCCCGGCACTCTATCAAAGAAATTGCAATATACTTCCAAGAAACTTACCCAGAATACAAGATACATAAGGAATTGACTGAAGGGCCTGAAGAAGGAAGCCAAAGTGATTTCAGTAAGCTGAAGAAGATGGGCTTTGAGTACAAGTATGGCATCAAGGAGATACTAGATGACAGTGTAGCATGGGCAAAGAAGTTAAATGAGAGCTCTTTTTCCCAAGTAGTTTAGTCCTGGTAATTCAATTATAATGATCCAGTATCATCAAATTTGTCGACAAAAGATATAATAAAAATGACTGTCTGATTCAAAATGTAACTTGATTATTCTAAAAATATACGATGTATGTTCTGCTTTGAAAAAAAATACGTCTTGCCTTGCATTATAAAAAAAACATTCAAGTCATATTTTTTCTTTTCATAGTAAAATGACAGAATTTCACAAACAGATCAAAGTGCCAATACATCCAGAAGGATAGTGGAAGGATCATCAGTCAAAACTAAACTGCCAGCAATAGAAAGGAACAAACGCTCATATCCTACTAATAGATTGAATTCCTTAGCTCTACCAAAAAGAAAAACAGTTTATTCTTTCTAATAAGAACTAGAGCATTGTTATCACCTGTTAACGCATCATCTTGAGATCCCTCTTCATATTTCGGAGAAGAATTTTGGCCTTGTTCCCTGACTCTTTTACAAGCACTGTGCTACACTTGTAGACAAATTTCTTATGGAAATTCCAATGTAGTAAACAAGACAAGAATAGAGTTGACCACAATAATCAGCAGATTAAGTGTTGCGGTACAGAATTCTTGGGGAGACAATGAATCACTAAACTTTTAGTATTGTCAATGTAACAGATAAAAGTTATCCTTCAAAACTGTGTTAAACATACTTTTGAACAAACTAGAATACAGACCGCTGTCAGAGCTGAAATATCATCTCAAGAAAATCCTACTTGTTATTAGGACATGCTTCATAGTTATCAATCTGAAGAACAAGAAAAGACTGAGTCAAAGTAGTTGTACCTGATAATTTGGATTGAGATATTAACTGATGATTCCAGGTGTCCTTCAGGAAATGTGCACAAACCCTGAGTCGAGGAAGTAAACGAAATCTCAAACATCTTTTGGATCCTCTCTCAAATAAAGGTGGTGGATTAACCACATTTGCAATAGCAAGCATTTCTTCATCAGCTTTAATCATCCCACTCAGGTTAAGAAAGGTCTACCACTCTACCTTTTTCCCCCAGTGTTCAGCAGTAACCAGAAGGGTTGAAAATTAACACAGAAGTCTGGTTCAAAAACCTTGATTTAGAAAGATATCCAAATTTGCAACAACATCCATTATATGCCAGCCTCAACACCATCCATTATATGTATATGGTTCTAATCCCTTTTGCTAGCCAGAAAAAGTGACATTTGGAATAAATTTTACTTTTGGCAGCTTTTGAGAAATTTGGAAACGAAACTCCCTATCAATGTATACACTTAAGGCTCGGAAATCCTATTCATACAAGCTTATGAATATCTCTAGACCTCCCTGCTTTGTTGAGCTCATATGGTGCCTTTAAGGGAATAGTTGACTGCACAAGATTAGGAGACACTGGAAGCCCCTCTTCATGACCCAGGACTACAACATATAAAACCATTTGGAATAAAATGATCCAAGAGAATATTTTTCCTGCAATAAATTCTCCACTTCCTAACCTGCAATAAAGTCTGAGTTCCAAAAAAATATTTTTCCTGAGCATTTGGAATAAAATGGCACTCCATTCACTACTTGACTTCCAACAACATGACTATATAATAGGAAGGTAGTTATAGGTTCGAGACAGAACTGAACAGTAATTATAAATGCCTATGCCGTAGAAATAAGAGATTGCAGAATTTAACTATAAAATCCAAATGAAGCACACTGAAAAATGATAAATCCTAGAGTTTTAAACCAATTTCTTTTGGGTATTTGAAAATGCAAAACCATTGATTGCTGTTTATTATGGATGAACAATGATCAGATAGACCATACTCATGCAACCTTTCCTCACCTTACATTGATTCCACTAATTTCAACCTTTTTCAAAATTTTCACTACTTCCAGAAGTCATCTCAGAAAGACTCAGATCAATGTTGTTTAGTGTTTCACAAATTGATACAGTAGACTAACAATTGCTCCATCATTCCACAAAACTAAGCCACTCAACACAATTTCAGTGCATCAACCATCCACCAAGGCAGAGACAGATACTGTGATGAACTTACATATCAGAATCGATGTTGTTAGCATCCTCTTATCCACTATGTAAATTTTCTCTATTTCCTTTCTGAAGTTTCTATTTTGTCACAATTTTGTACATGTTGCTCTCTGTCTTAAATAATGTGTTGGTCAAATAAGAATGCAGGCAAAGGTAAGTCTGTAAATATAAAAGGTATTGACCAAATTTAAGAGTAAACAACTACTGAAACTTGCAGCACTACAGAACTGTGGCTACAAGGTCATCGATTTCCAGTCATGCTAGGAAGCAATTTCAAAACTATACTGGTTGTTAACATATGAACAAAATTCCCCAAACACATCAAAATATTACCCTCAACAAAGAGGAAAAGATTAAGAGTTCCTAACCAGGGTAGGGCAGCGAACCAAAAGCTACTCATCTATCAGCCTCATTACTGACTGGCCAATCCAGAAACTTGTAACCTTCAAGTGACGGCGGTAGAAACTTCTGTTCAGCAGAAGGATCATCAGGAGTGTATATATATCCTTTCCCATACCCAAAATCCTTCATCAGCTTAGTCGGCGCATTCCTCAGATGTAGAGGAACACCCTCATTCTGTCCAACCGAACTCCTCACAACTTCTGCTGCACTATTCATTGCTTTATAAACAGCAATCGATTTCGGAGCCAAAGCCAAGTAAGCCACACACTGTGCAAGAACCACATTGCACTCCGGCATTCCAATAAAGTGACAAGCTTGGTAACAAGCCACAGCCTGGTTAAGAGCCAACGGGTCCGCCAACCCCACATCTTCGCTGGCAAACCTTACAAGCCGCCGTGCAATGTACAGAGGCTCCTGCCCTCCCTCAACCATCCTCGCCAGCCAGTAAATAGCTGCATTGGCATCACTTCCTCTCATAGACTTGTGTAGTGCGCTGATAAGATTGTAATGCTCTTCCCCAGCTTTATCTGAAGCCACATGCTTGCACTGCATTGCCTCCTTGGCATCCTCCAAGGTCACACCGGCTACTGAATCCGGAGTCGGCGAGGCTCTGGCAGCTGCTGTTGTAGCTGAAATCTCCAATGCATTGAGTGCCACTCTAGCATCTCCGTCGCAATTGCCGGATATGAAACGAATGGCTTCCTCATTTACACCTACTTGCATTCCTACGCTCACATACAACCCAATTTCGGAGTTTTCGGCTGCTCGCCGGAGGAGAAGCTCTATGTTTTCGGGGCTCAAGGGGCGGAGATCAAGAACACGAGAGCGAGACAAGAGCGGCGTGATCAAATGGAACGAAGGATTCTCAGTGGTGGCGCCCATGAAGACAATGCTGCCGTCTTCGATCACCGGCAAGAACGAGTCCTGCTGCGACTTGTTGAACCGGTGAACCTCGTCGACGAACAGCACCGTTCTCTGGCCGTTGAGCTTCTTCCTCTTCCGAGCCTCGTCGATGACGTCCCTCACGTCCTTGACGCCGGCGGTGACGGCGGAGAGCGAAACGAAGCGGTAGGGTTTAGCGGCGGAGGCGGAGGAGGCGGAGTTCAGGAGGGCTTTGGCGATGGAGGTCTTCCCGGTGCCGGGCGGGCCCCAGAAGACGAGAGAAGGGAGACGGCCGCATTTGATGGCGGAGCGGAGGAGCGAGTTTGGGGAGAGGAGGTGGTCCTGGCCGACGACGTCGTTTAGGGTCCTGGGCCGCATGCGCTCCGATAAAGGCTGGTGGTGGTTGGATGCGGCGGTTGAGGTTACTGGTTTATCGGAGGTAATTGCGGGAGGCGGCGGGGTTTCCGGGACGAGGAGTTTGCGGCGCTTGGGGAGTTGTTGTTGTTGTTCTTGGGATTGGGGATTTGGGGATTGGGAGAGGAAGAAGCGGTCGAGTTTGGGTTGAGAGGTGGCGGTGGGAGGGGAGGGGGAGGCGGTGGGAGGGGAGGGGGAGGCGGTGGTGGAGGAAGTGCGGTTGAGAATCCAATCGGTGGCTTTGAGAGCGGAGGTACCGCCGGTGGCGGTAAGGGCTTCGGCGGCGAGGTCGGAGGGGAAGCCCATGTTGAGGAGCTGCTCCATTTCCATGTCTCAGTGTTTTAGCTATCACTATCACTCTGATCGAGTTTCAGAGAGAATGGCTTTACTTGGTTCTGGCTCGTAGCAAGGTAGAATACTCTGAATTTTTTTTATGTTTTTTATCAAGGTATACTATCAATTTTGATTTATCTCATTTTGTCGTAAATATTATATCTGATGCATGTAAAAAAGAATCTAATGAGAATAAATAATACACTTTTCTCTTCTTACATTATGTTTCTTCTCTTTTCTCTCTATCTCATTCTTAGTTCATACCATATTTTCATATTATTATAAAGGTATGAAAATTGATCATGAACACGCTCAACTTAAAAATGGAGAAGATATTTATCTTGCTGACAGTGCCACAACACATACAATCCTTCGTGATCGGAAATATTTCTCCATCTTAGTACCGTCTTAAACTACTGTGGCCACCACCATATATGGTACTGCCAATTTGGTTAGGGCTCTGGAAGAGCCCACATTAGTCTTCTAAATGAAACTCAGTTGTCTGTTAAAAAGTCTTTGTACTCTCTTAAATCAAGAAGGAATTTACTAAGTTTCAAGGATATTCATTTAAATGGATTTCATGTTCAGACCACAAACGACAAGAATGTGGAATATATTTACATTACTTCCAATATCAGCAGCCAAAGGCGCGTATTGGAAAAGTTGGTTGGCCCATCATCTGGTTTATATTACAACTATTAAGTCTATTGAGACATACAATGTCATGAACCACAAATTCAAGGACAACAATATATTTATGTTTTGGCATGACCGTTTAGGACGTCACTCGGTCACCCTGGATGTACAATGATGCATAGAATACTTTTATGCAAATTTCAATTGTCATCCATCGTTGACAAAACATATAATTTTGCCAAGCGACAACCCTTGTCAAGCTTGTTCTCAACGAAGTTGGTAATTAGACTCTCTTATGCAATATCATTATCTATTTATGAATTTTGTGTTCATAGATCAAGACATGATATCTCTTGATTAAAATATAGAGATTTGAAGTTCCTCAAGAGTGATCTAACGGAAACTGTGATATGAAGTTTCCCAAAACTTATGCAATTAACAAGGGCCAAAAGTTCCTCATTTATAAAATGATCATCGAAACCACATGCTGTGATCCCAAATCATATGAGGGCCTGAAACTCCTCACTTTATTTTGATACAATGTTATTGTGAAATTAGAAGTTCAAAATTTCATAAAAGTTACTAGGGTTCTAATAGTAGAAACTCAAACCCAAATTCATTATAGCAAATCACATATACATCATTCAAAAGAATTTGAAACACAAATAAATCCACTTGTGTTGTTGTTAAACAAATAAAGACAGTTTTTAACAAATAAGGACAAATTCTTTTCTGCTTGCCATGTGTCATGGTTTAATTTACTAAAATGACCTTATACAAAATAAATCAAATTAAATCAAACCCCACCATATATTGTTTTAGCTGCTATTGCATTTGCTGGACTGTTGCTGCTACTACACTTCCAATAATTGTAGTAGCAGATTTTTAGTGGTTCAGTTAGTGTAGTAACAGCTTCAGAAACAAGTTTTCAGTGGCTTAACTAATGTAGTAGCATGTTTTACTAGAGAGTTAGCTGTTACTACACTTCCAACAAATGTAGTAGCAGGATTTTAATGGTTTAGCTAGTGTAGTAGCAACTTTAGTAAGTGTAGTAGCAGGTTTTTAGTGGCTTAGCAAATGTAGTGGCAGTAGCTATTGTCAGTGCTATTGCACTTGCTAGAATGTTGTTGTTACTATACTTCCAATAAATGCAGTAGCAGATTTTTAGTAGTTTAATTAGTGTAGTAGCAGCTTCAATAACTACAGTAGCAGGTTTACAGTGACTCAACTAATGTAGTAGCATGTTTTACTAGAGTTAGCTGTTACTACACTTCCAACAAATGTAGTAGCAAAGTTTTAATGGTTCAGCTATTATAGTAACATCTTCAGTAAGTATAGTAGCAGGTTTTTAGTGGCTCAGCAAATGTAATACCATCAGCTATTTTTAGTACGTGATGTAGTAGCAGGTTTTTATTGGTTCGGCTAGTGTAGTAGCAGGTTCTGTAAATGCAGTATTGATAGAAAAATTCATTTATAACTGCTATTATTGATAGAAAAAGTTCATTTATGAATTATGCTACTGTTCGGTTCTACAAATCACTTCTTTTTTTTTTTTTACTACATTTGTTGTAGTTATGATATTGCACTCATGTTTTTCAAGTTTCTGTTACCAGATGAAGATTAATTGAGTCTCATCCAATTCTATAGTTCTATGCAGGCACAAGACGTCATCTCTTTCAACCCACAGACCATCAAGACTTGGACCAGGCCTAAGAAGAAGCCCAACTCCTCAACTCATCCGCCGCTCATCACTCTCTCGCTCCACCCCTGTGAGTCTCTCAACACGAAGCTCCAGCTGGCTTTGCAGGGAGTGAACCGGGTGAATCTGAAGCCCATGAGACGGAGATCCGACCCGAGGACTTGTCAACTCCCGTAACTTCCGGGATCAGCTTGGGAAGCGGCCAGTTTTTCACACGCGTCGGCGTCGGTAGCCTCGCAAAGCAGTTTTACATGGTGTTGGATACCGGCAGTGATGTCAACTGGGTTCCAATGCCAGCCTTGCTCCGACTGTTACCAACAATCTGACCTAATTTTCGACCCGACCTGAGTCGATCTAGCAGTAGCGGAGTCGATCGGCGAAGGTCAATCTAGCACCGGCGGAGTCGATCTAGCAAGCGGCGGAGTCGATCGGCGAGGTCGATCTTGCAAAGGCGAAGTCGATCGACATCGTGTGGTGGAGAGAGAGAGAGAGAGAGAGAGAGAGAGAGAGAGNNNNNNNNNNNNNNNNNNNNNNNNNNNNNNNNNNNNNNNNNNNNNNNNNNNNNNNNNNNNNNNNNNNNNNNNNNNNNNNNNNNNNNNNNNNNNNNNNNNNTTTTGGTTAATATTGATATTTACATCAAATCTACATGTTATTTTCTTCTGACCAATCTTCTGTTGAAGACCATGAAAAACACCTTAAGAGAAAGCAATATTTAGAGGAGATTTGCTCACTTATCATCACTCAGTCATCAATAATTATATCTATTATGAAGGAATTCGCTTTGATGAATCAAAGTGAAACTTTGTCAGCATTCTTTTGACAGATCCTCCAGGTTGCTCTTTACCTACTTTAAATTTGTCTTAAACTTTTGTGTTTCTGGGTTTTGGTGAAAGACCCAAACTCTACTGCTAATAGTTTGAATTCGATAAAAGTTGATGGAATTCCTTCCGCACGCGCGAAACGCGGGCATCAAGGCTAGTATATTATACATGAACTACGTACGAACCTAGCTAGCTAGGGGTACATTCAAGTGTTCAATGATGGCAGGACCCAAAATGGCATATTCATCAGGTTCCAATTCCAGTTACTTATAGAATCAGAGGCGATCAGTGTCTGGTTCTGTCTCCTAAATTGAAGATACCCATCTCGCTTTTTAAGTAATCACTATACTCTCTCGGATACTCGTTCCTTCTAACACTTTCTGTAGCATAGTATATGCAATTCGGCTTGCAGCCAGAAATACTTGAAGCTAAAACAGACTGGGATTGACTCTGACCTAAGAATATTGCATCATCCACTACAAAAAAAACTGGGTAGAGGCCACATTTTATATTCGTGGGTATTGGCCTATCACTCAGATAATTGTGGGCATTGGGGTTCAGCCACACTGCAAACATTTAAATTATTAGTGGGCATTACTGCCGTGGCTGATGCCTAATTTCTCACATTTCACAGCATTTGTGAGATCCTTTCGCCTGTACTGACAGGACCCCACCATCATACAAAGATCTCACATATCCTTGCAATTCGTGGCCAACCAACATATTTAAATAAAAAAAATTCCCCATTAAATATTCTTTTCATATTAATTTATCCTTAAATTCTAAACTGCTTATTACTTTTGATCTACTGTGCTCGTGGTAGATCAAAACTCCACAAAATCGCAATTTTACAGAAAACAGAAGTCACCAAACCAAGTCTATATTAAAGAGACAATAACCAAATAAGAAATCATATCAACAAGATAAAAACTTAGAATTACCCGTTCATATTGAAATGTCTTGGAACTATCTTCATGTTTAAATACATATATTTCAATAATAAAACTGAAACTCATATTACATAATGAAATCAATCCACTACATGTAGTATTACCCATTATAGGATCTCTTACCGAACTTACAAGGAACCATATCGGCAACTGCGGCAAATCATAAAAAATTTATACTCTTTGAGTTCAAATGTAGCAGGAAGAATCTTGATTTAATATTAGGATTCAATGAAGGTAAAGCTATGCCAACATTTCAAGTCTAAGTTATACCAACATTTAATATGATCTCAAGGAGTGAAATATTTCTATATGTTCACAACATAAAAACTCAAACAGGCTAGAAATGATATCTAATACAACAATATTCTAAATTTTAGCAAGAGGATACCTACTGTCGTCAAACTCTGTTGACAACAAAAGTTCTACATGCATGTGTTGCTGAAGCATCCAATCCCTCCACTACATCAAGTACATCTTCCATAGTTCTCCAACGTCAAACACTGTGTTATATCAGATAAGCAATCCAGGAAACTAGTGAAGCTGTGATGACTTCACTTGATTAGAAATTTTCTTTTTGTGTTGGGGGTTGTCTACGGTAATGAATCACAAATATTAAGTATGGCTGACTATGAGAACAAAAATTCTCTTCAATGAATATTTTCTTATGAGTGGCGACAATGAACCACAATATTATAAGTATGGCTGACAATGAGAATATTCTACTTCTAATAGCCAGAGTAGAAGTATTCAAACTCACATTTGTATTTCCAAGAGCTGAGAGTCTTCAAAAAAAAAAAATAGCAGAGCTTAGAATTAAAATACAACTATGAATTGCATAAAAAAAAGGTACAAAAATAGATGAATCTAGTATGAACTGAAAAAAAAAAAAAAAAAAAAAATAATAGTAATTGAATGTGAATTCAATGTTGTCGACTTTCTCAGAAATAGTTTATAGAAGCAATGGGGACAAGAACCACCTTGAGCCATTATCAACAAGGCCATGTAGCCAAACTACGAAGGCCTGGTGTTTACCTTTAGGTCGGATTACA encodes:
- the LOC101310828 gene encoding ATPase WRNIP1-like, whose protein sequence is MEMEQLLNMGFPSDLAAEALTATGGTSALKATDWILNRTSSTTASPSPPTASPSPPTATSQPKLDRFFLSQSPNPQSQEQQQQLPKRRKLLVPETPPPPAITSDKPVTSTAASNHHQPLSERMRPRTLNDVVGQDHLLSPNSLLRSAIKCGRLPSLVFWGPPGTGKTSIAKALLNSASSASAAKPYRFVSLSAVTAGVKDVRDVIDEARKRKKLNGQRTVLFVDEVHRFNKSQQDSFLPVIEDGSIVFMGATTENPSFHLITPLLSRSRVLDLRPLSPENIELLLRRAAENSEIGLYVSVGMQVGVNEEAIRFISGNCDGDARVALNALEISATTAAARASPTPDSVAGVTLEDAKEAMQCKHVASDKAGEEHYNLISALHKSMRGSDANAAIYWLARMVEGGQEPLYIARRLVRFASEDVGLADPLALNQAVACYQACHFIGMPECNVVLAQCVAYLALAPKSIAVYKAMNSAAEVVRSSVGQNEGVPLHLRNAPTKLMKDFGYGKGYIYTPDDPSAEQKFLPPSLEGYKFLDWPVSNEADR